A window from Neodiprion fabricii isolate iyNeoFabr1 chromosome 2, iyNeoFabr1.1, whole genome shotgun sequence encodes these proteins:
- the LOC124175390 gene encoding early growth response protein 2b yields FIQSNSSSSSPQCHASSVIIESQSISQFTLPSVPEDEVGGSTVVASEGVAVEIRKGLGGGCRASPMTMAESAVEDAAAPPGPAKPPPCTNNNTLSATANRNHRHRKRKRLSQVLDILQAHRSSPNEGEVFRFEGSTTVSEEDEEVFGSSRSPLADCSPGRLNFSPLRLKDEAGTGVEEDHPPGSVPGLGTAVGAHRRNLTLSSYHPALRYAGCACVHCATPPSLLLPSPASPLTPLTPASLTPLTPVSPSSYSFEHYLHTKYLPDMFRRRSHSDSDVPGWERPSPIPPPLSRSGSLENEATTSPAPTTTTTTKTTTTTTSTSSSGPAQDSPLDLSMKKGIGGRPHPIHILPPGIVTRGSVSVPVVRGDVASPTTKESVAVRYNLEVSPVVEEMPPGADVAYVCPVCGQMFSLHDRLAKHMASRHRRQGPQDASAKAYLCDVCKRSFARSDMLTRHMRLHTGVKPYTCRVCGQVFSRSDHLSTHQRTHTGEKPYKCPQCPYAACRRDMITRHMRTHARYPDGQPLKSEIGTPEGSPPSPSQNHGAPSPSAGSANVKMEWKME; encoded by the coding sequence GACGAGGTGGGAGGCAGTACGGTGGTAGCCTCGGAGGGTGTAGCGGTAGAAATAAGGAAGGGCCTTGGCGGCGGGTGCCGCGCGTCGCCGATGACGATGGCCGAGAGCGCCGTGGAGGACGCCGCAGCGCCCCCCGGACCGGCGAAGCCGCCACCCTGTACGAACAACAACACCCTGTCAGCGACGGCGAACCGGAACCACCGTCATCGCAAGCGAAAGCGGTTATCGCAGGTCCTCGACATACTTCAGGCTCATCGGAGCTCGCCGAACGAGGGCGAGGTTTTCAGGTTCGAGGGTTCGACCACCGTCtccgaggaggacgaggaggtcTTCGGATCGTCGAGGTCACCCTTGGCCGACTGCAGTCCCGGACGTCTGAACTTCTCCCCGCTCCGTCTGAAGGACGAGGCTGGAACCGGGGTCGAGGAGGATCATCCGCCGGGTTCGGTTCCGGGGTTGGGAACGGCCGTTGGAGCTCATCGTCGGAACCTGACTTTATCAAGCTACCATCCGGCTCTGAGGTACGCCGGTTGCGCCTGCGTTCATTGCGCGACGCCACCTTCGTTGCTTCTTCCTTCACCCGCCTCGCCGTTGACGCCTCTGACACCGGCGTCGTTGACTCCTCTCACGCCGGTATCACCGTCGTCCTACAGCTTCGAGCACTACCTCCACACGAAGTACCTGCCGGACATGTTCAGACGACGGAGTCATTCCGATTCCGACGTTCCGGGGTGGGAACGACCCTCGCCGATTCCACCCCCGCTTTCGAGGAGTGGATCCTTGGAGAACGAGGCGACGACGTCGCCGGCAccgacgacgacaacgacgaccaagactacgacgacgacgacgtcgacgtcgtcgaGCGGACCGGCTCAGGACTCGCCGCTCGATCTGTCGATGAAGAAGGGGATCGGAGGACGACCGCATCCCATTCATATCCTACCACCCGGTATCGTAACTCGAGGATCGGTAAGCGTTCCGGTCGTAAGAGGCGACGTTGCCTCGCCAACTACCAAGGAGAGCGTTGCCGTAAGGTACAACTTGGAGGTGTCACCCGTTGTCGAGGAGATGCCGCCCGGTGCCGACGTCGCTTACGTGTGTCCGGTTTGCGGTCAGATGTTCAGCCTTCACGATCGTCTCGCAAAGCACATGGCTTCGCGTCATCGTCGTCAGGGTCCCCAGGACGCTTCGGCAAAGGCTTACCTCTGCGATGTTTGCAAACGTAGTTTCGCCAGGTCGGACATGCTAACCAGACACATGCGGCTTCATACAGGTGTAAAACCGTACACTTGCCGCGTATGCGGACAGGTATTCAGCAGGTCCGATCACCTCAGCACTCATCAGCGTACCCATACGGGCGAGAAACCTTACAAGTGTCCTCAGTGTCCTTACGCCGCTTGTCGAAGGGACATGATAACGCGGCATATGCGGACCCACGCCAGGTATCCTGACGGACAGCCGTTGAAGAGTGAAATTGGCACACCCGAGGGCAGTCCTCCTTCACCGTCGCAGAATCATGGCGCACCCTCGCCATCGGCCGGATCAGCGAACGTCAAGATGGAGTGGAAAATGGAATGA